The proteins below come from a single Danaus plexippus chromosome 9 unlocalized genomic scaffold, MEX_DaPlex mxdp_24, whole genome shotgun sequence genomic window:
- the LOC116767184 gene encoding sesquipedalian-1: protein MKINEKNLCAFASSSTPVDREGWLEMRGEVGKSYQRRFFMLKGNLLFYFEKKGDKEPVGVVILEGCTIELTEEESYSFKIVFHCEAGRTYYLCTNSQSSMEGWMKALACASYDYMKLMVAELQRQLDEAQAEESVEAATVVTVSQAGEEPKVPPRGQRHNPFNKAPDDSKVVTGSRHYKENMRPEVARKKVPFREIHKAHGRKILLDRSEWRASLRARLSETPLIQL, encoded by the exons ATGAAGATTAACGAGAAAAATTTATGTGCTTTCGCTTCATCTTCAACCCCCGTGGATCGGGAGGGTTGGTTAGAAATGAGGGGTGAAGTCGGTAAGAGTTACCAAAgaagattttttatgttaaaagggAATCTGCTGTTTTACTTTGAAAAGAAAGGAGACAAAGAACCCGTAGGGGTTGTTATACTCGAGGGATGCACAATTG aattaacaGAGGAAGAATCATACAGCTTCAAAATAGTATTCCACTGTGAAGCTGGCCGTACTTATTACTTATGCACAAACTCACAGTCGTCAATGGAGGGTTGGATGAAAGCCTTGGCCTGTGCAAGCTATGATTACATGAAACTGATGGTAGCTGAGCTTCAGAGGCAGTTGGATGAAGCTCAAG CTGAAGAATCTGTAGAAGCTGCGACTGTGGTCACCGTCTCTCAAGCAGGGGAAGAACCCAAAGTACCACCGAGAGGACAGAGACACAACCCATTTAACAAAGCGCCTGATGATAGTAAAGTTGTTACCGGGAGTAGACATT ACAAAGAGAACATGAGGCCAGAAGTGGCTCGAAAGAAAGTTCCATTCAGGGAAATACACAAAGCACACGGACGAAAGATCTTGTTGGACCGCAGTGAGTGGCGAGCCTCACTACGTGCGAGACTCAGTGAAACACCTCTCATACAACTATGA